A portion of the Citrobacter rodentium NBRC 105723 = DSM 16636 genome contains these proteins:
- the stpA gene encoding DNA-binding protein StpA — protein sequence MNVMLQNLNNIRTLRAMAREFSIDVLEEMLEKFRVVTKERREEEEQLQRERMEQQEKIKTWVEMLKADGINPEELFSSETTKARTGKKRQPRPAKYRFTDVNGETKTWTGQGRTPKPIARALAEGKSLDDFLI from the coding sequence ATGAATGTGATGTTACAGAACTTAAATAATATTCGGACACTACGCGCAATGGCTCGCGAGTTCTCCATTGACGTCCTTGAAGAAATGCTTGAGAAATTCAGGGTCGTCACTAAAGAAAGACGTGAAGAAGAAGAACAGTTACAGCGTGAGCGCATGGAACAGCAGGAGAAAATTAAAACCTGGGTGGAAATGCTGAAGGCGGACGGTATTAACCCGGAAGAGTTATTTTCCAGTGAAACAACGAAAGCGCGGACCGGGAAAAAACGTCAGCCGCGTCCGGCGAAATATCGTTTCACCGATGTGAATGGCGAAACCAAAACCTGGACCGGTCAGGGCCGTACGCCAAAACCGATCGCCAGAGCGCTGGCTGAAGGAAAATCTCTCGACGATTTCCTGATCTAA
- the alaE gene encoding L-alanine exporter AlaE: MFSPQSRLRHAVADTFAMVVYCSVVNMLIEVFLSGMTFEQSLSSRLVAIPVNILIAWPYGMYRDLIMKGARRVSAAGWAKNLADVLAYVTFQSPVYVAILLTVGADWHQITAAVSSNIVVSMLMGAVYGYFLDYCRRLFKVSRYQQVKA; this comes from the coding sequence ATGTTCTCACCGCAGTCACGCTTGCGTCATGCAGTTGCAGATACGTTTGCGATGGTTGTTTATTGTTCTGTCGTGAATATGCTGATCGAGGTTTTTCTTTCCGGAATGACTTTCGAACAATCCCTTTCTTCCCGCCTGGTCGCCATTCCGGTCAATATCCTGATTGCCTGGCCATACGGCATGTATCGCGATCTAATTATGAAAGGCGCGCGCAGGGTAAGCGCCGCGGGCTGGGCGAAAAACCTGGCGGATGTGCTGGCTTATGTGACCTTCCAGTCCCCCGTTTACGTCGCAATCCTGCTGACGGTCGGCGCAGACTGGCACCAGATTACCGCCGCGGTCAGCTCGAATATTGTGGTATCGATGCTGATGGGCGCAGTGTACGGCTATTTTCTTGACTACTGCCGCCGTCTGTTTAAGGTCAGCCGTTATCAACAGGTCAAAGCGTAA
- a CDS encoding DUF2002 family protein produces the protein MYLRPDEVARVLEKVGFTVDVVTQKAYGYRRGENYVYVNREARMGRTALVIHPTLKERSSSLAEPASEIKTCDHYQHFPLYLAGSTHEHYGIPHGFSSRIALERYLNGLFGEAQ, from the coding sequence ATGTATTTACGACCTGACGAGGTGGCGCGCGTACTTGAAAAAGTGGGGTTTACCGTCGATGTGGTGACACAGAAAGCGTACGGTTATCGACGTGGCGAAAATTATGTCTATGTGAATCGCGAAGCGCGCATGGGACGGACGGCGCTGGTGATTCATCCTACCCTGAAGGAGCGCAGCTCATCGCTGGCGGAACCCGCCTCAGAAATTAAAACCTGCGATCATTATCAGCACTTCCCGCTTTATCTGGCCGGCAGTACTCACGAACATTACGGTATTCCGCACGGCTTCAGTTCACGCATTGCCCTTGAGCGCTATTTAAATGGTCTGTTCGGCGAAGCGCAATGA
- a CDS encoding DUF883 domain-containing protein, translating to MFNRPNRNDVDEGVQDIHNDVNQLADSLEAVLKSWGSDAKDEAETARRKAQALLKETRARMQGRTRMSQAARDAVGCADTFVREKPWCSVGTAAAVGIFVGALLSLRR from the coding sequence ATGTTTAACAGACCGAACCGCAACGATGTCGATGAAGGCGTGCAGGACATTCACAATGACGTCAACCAGTTAGCAGACAGCCTGGAAGCCGTACTGAAGTCATGGGGAAGCGATGCGAAGGACGAAGCGGAAACCGCACGTCGCAAAGCGCAGGCGCTGCTGAAAGAAACCCGCGCACGCATGCAGGGCCGCACGCGCATGTCGCAAGCGGCACGGGACGCGGTAGGCTGCGCCGATACCTTCGTGCGCGAAAAACCGTGGTGTAGCGTAGGGACGGCGGCGGCCGTCGGCATTTTCGTTGGCGCGCTGTTGAGCCTGCGTCGCTAA
- the nrdH gene encoding glutaredoxin-like protein NrdH — MRIIIYTRNDCVQCHATRRALESRGFEFETVNVDLLPEAAETLRARGFRQLPVVIAGDISWSGFRPDMINRLPVEPRVARA; from the coding sequence ATGCGCATTATTATTTACACTCGCAATGACTGTGTTCAGTGCCACGCGACCAGACGGGCGCTGGAAAGCCGCGGTTTTGAATTTGAGACGGTGAATGTCGATCTGTTGCCGGAAGCGGCAGAGACGCTGCGCGCCCGGGGTTTTCGCCAGCTGCCGGTCGTGATTGCCGGAGATATCAGCTGGTCAGGATTCCGCCCGGACATGATCAACCGCTTGCCTGTCGAACCTCGCGTGGCCAGGGCATGA
- the nrdI gene encoding class Ib ribonucleoside-diphosphate reductase assembly flavoprotein NrdI, whose amino-acid sequence MNPLVYFSSSSENTHRFVQRLGLPALRIPLDERKRLRVDEPYILLVPSYGGGGTAGAVPRQVIRFLNDEHNRALIRGVIASGNRNFGEAYGRAGAVIAEKCAVPWLYRFELMGTPADIENVRKGVSEFWQRQPQNA is encoded by the coding sequence ATGAACCCGCTCGTCTATTTCTCCAGCAGCTCCGAAAACACGCATCGTTTTGTGCAGCGTCTGGGGTTGCCCGCGCTCCGCATTCCGCTTGATGAGCGCAAACGCCTGCGGGTAGACGAGCCGTACATTTTACTGGTGCCCTCTTACGGCGGTGGCGGTACGGCTGGCGCGGTGCCGCGACAGGTGATCCGTTTTTTAAATGATGAACACAACCGGGCGCTGATCCGCGGCGTGATTGCCTCGGGCAATCGTAACTTCGGTGAGGCCTACGGTCGCGCAGGCGCGGTGATCGCCGAAAAATGCGCCGTCCCCTGGCTTTACCGTTTTGAGCTGATGGGCACACCGGCCGACATTGAAAACGTCCGAAAAGGAGTAAGCGAATTTTGGCAACGACAACCGCAGAACGCGTAG
- the nrdE gene encoding class 1b ribonucleoside-diphosphate reductase subunit alpha, whose amino-acid sequence MATTTAERVAQATPDYHALNAMLNLYDKAGRIQFEKDREAVDAFFAAHVRPHSVTFSSQQARLETLVREGYYDESVLNRYPRAFVIDLFAHAHASGFRFQTFLGAWKFYTSYTLKTFDGKRYLEDFEDRVVMVALTLARGDETLARQLTDEILAGRFQPATPTFLNCGKQQRGELVSCFLLRIEDNMESIGRAVNAALQLSKRGGGVAFLLSNLREAGAPIKRIENQSSGVIPVMKMLEDAFSYANQLGARQGAGAVYLHAHHPDILRFLDTKRENADEKIRIKTLSLGVVIPDVTFRLAKENAQMALFSPYDVERIYGKPFGDIAVSDLYDQLVADARVRKKYINARDFFQRLAEIQFESGYPYIMFEDTVNRASPVAGRINMSNLCSEILQVNSASTYDDNLDYAQTGHDISCNLGSLNIAHTMDSPDFGRTVETAIRGLTAVSDMSHIRSVPSIEAGNAASHAIGLGQMNLHGYLAREGIAYGSPEGLDFTNLYFYTITWHALNTSMKLARERGQAFAGFKQSRYASGEYFSQYLQGDWQPKTEKVRALFARSGITLPTREMWRQLRDDVMRYGIYNQNLQAVPPTGSISYINHATSSIHPIVSKVEIRKEGKTGRVYYPAPFMTNENLDMYQDAYEIGPQKIIDTYAEATRHVDQGLSLTLFFPDTATTRDINRAQIYAWRKGIKTLYYIRLRQLALEGTEIEGCVSCAL is encoded by the coding sequence TTGGCAACGACAACCGCAGAACGCGTAGCGCAGGCAACGCCGGATTATCACGCGCTGAATGCGATGCTCAACCTGTACGATAAAGCAGGCCGCATTCAGTTTGAAAAGGACAGAGAGGCGGTGGATGCCTTTTTTGCCGCGCACGTTCGTCCCCACAGCGTGACGTTCAGCAGCCAGCAGGCGCGTCTTGAAACCCTCGTCCGCGAAGGCTATTACGACGAAAGCGTGCTGAACCGCTACCCTCGCGCTTTCGTCATCGATCTGTTCGCCCACGCGCACGCCAGCGGCTTTCGCTTCCAGACCTTCCTCGGCGCCTGGAAGTTTTACACCAGCTACACGCTGAAAACTTTTGATGGCAAACGCTATCTGGAAGATTTTGAGGACCGGGTGGTAATGGTGGCGCTGACCCTCGCTCGTGGAGATGAAACGCTGGCGAGACAGTTAACCGATGAGATCCTCGCCGGTCGCTTCCAGCCTGCCACGCCTACCTTTTTAAACTGCGGCAAACAGCAGCGCGGCGAACTGGTTTCCTGCTTCCTGCTGCGTATTGAAGACAATATGGAGTCGATTGGCCGGGCGGTGAACGCCGCGCTTCAGCTGTCGAAACGCGGCGGCGGCGTGGCGTTTCTGCTCTCTAACCTGCGGGAAGCGGGCGCGCCGATTAAACGCATCGAAAACCAGTCCTCCGGCGTGATCCCGGTGATGAAAATGCTGGAGGACGCCTTTTCCTACGCCAACCAGCTCGGCGCGCGCCAGGGGGCGGGAGCGGTATATCTGCACGCCCATCATCCGGATATTCTGCGTTTCCTCGATACCAAACGCGAAAATGCCGATGAGAAGATCCGCATTAAAACGCTGTCGCTCGGCGTCGTTATCCCGGACGTCACCTTCCGGCTGGCAAAAGAGAATGCGCAGATGGCGCTCTTTTCCCCCTATGACGTGGAGCGGATTTACGGCAAGCCGTTTGGCGATATTGCGGTCAGCGACCTTTATGATCAACTGGTTGCCGATGCGCGGGTGCGCAAAAAATACATCAACGCCCGCGACTTCTTCCAGCGGCTGGCGGAAATCCAGTTCGAGTCCGGCTATCCGTACATCATGTTTGAAGATACGGTGAACCGCGCCAGTCCGGTTGCCGGGCGCATCAATATGAGCAACCTGTGCTCGGAGATTTTGCAGGTCAACAGCGCCTCCACGTATGACGATAATCTCGACTACGCGCAGACGGGACACGATATCTCCTGCAACCTCGGCTCGCTGAATATCGCTCATACGATGGATTCGCCGGACTTTGGCCGCACCGTGGAAACGGCGATTCGCGGCCTGACGGCGGTGTCCGATATGAGCCATATCCGTAGCGTTCCCTCCATTGAGGCGGGTAACGCCGCTTCCCATGCAATCGGGCTTGGGCAGATGAACCTGCACGGCTATCTGGCGCGGGAAGGCATCGCCTACGGATCGCCGGAGGGGCTGGACTTCACCAACCTCTATTTTTACACCATCACCTGGCATGCGCTGAACACCTCAATGAAGCTGGCGCGCGAGCGTGGTCAGGCCTTCGCCGGTTTTAAACAGTCGCGCTACGCCAGCGGTGAGTATTTCAGCCAGTATCTGCAAGGCGACTGGCAGCCGAAAACGGAAAAGGTGCGCGCCCTGTTCGCCCGCAGCGGCATTACGCTCCCCACGCGGGAAATGTGGCGACAGCTGCGCGATGACGTGATGCGCTACGGCATCTATAACCAGAATTTGCAGGCGGTGCCGCCAACCGGGTCGATCTCCTATATCAATCATGCGACCTCCAGTATTCATCCGATTGTCTCGAAGGTGGAGATCCGCAAAGAGGGAAAAACCGGCCGCGTTTATTACCCTGCGCCGTTTATGACCAATGAAAATCTGGACATGTATCAGGATGCGTACGAAATCGGTCCGCAAAAAATCATCGACACCTACGCCGAAGCGACGCGCCACGTCGATCAGGGGCTGTCACTGACGCTGTTTTTCCCGGACACCGCCACCACCCGCGACATCAACCGGGCGCAGATTTACGCCTGGCGCAAGGGGATAAAAACGTTGTACTACATCCGGCTGCGCCAGTTAGCGCTGGAAGGTACAGAAATTGAAGGTTGCGTCTCGTGCGCACTGTAA